The genomic region GCATGGTCGTAGGGCGCCACGTTGGGCTCAATCTCACTCACGAAGTACTGAAACGCCGTGCTGCGGGCCTCGTCCTGGGTGTCGCAAGTCATGCGGATGTAGCGCCAGGCCAAGTCCTCGCTCAGCGCCGACTCCAGCTCCGAGCGGTCGAGCAGCCAGCGCTCCAGCTCCGCGCCGGAATGGATGGTCCGGTCGCACAGCTCCACAAAAAACGGCTCCAGCGCCGCCCAATCCGTCACCGAGTAGTCTTCGGGCAGATAGTGGCGGGGCGGGCGCTGGGTATCGGTAGCCGAGGCAGTCGGCATTTCAGAGGAAGTAGACATAGAAGCTCGGATACGGGGGAAATGGGCGGCGGGGTATGGTACCACTATCGTTGGCCGATGCGGTTAAGGTCGTTCAACGATAGTGGTGTCACGAGGCCCTGCAGGCAACTCGTGGTACCACGACGGTTGCTACAGGCGCTAATCGATTTCGATAACCACGTCGCGGGTGAGTGGGTGCGCCACGCACACCAGCACGTAGCCCTGGTTCATCTCCGAGTCCGACAGGCCTTCGCGCTCATCCAGGTGAACTTTGCCCGAGAGGCACTTACCGCGGCAGGCTGTGCACAGACCCGCCTGGCACGAATACGGCAGGTCGATGTCTAGGTCGAGGGCTGCTTCCAGAATGGTCTGGCTGGGCTTCACCTCAAACTGGTACTCGGTGCCTTCGTAGTTCACGGTCACGTTGCGGGTCACGATCTGGCCGTCGTCATCGGAGTCCGACACGTCGCCGTGTCCGCCGGGCTGGGCGGCGGCGGTTTCCTGCGTTTCGGCAGCCGCCACGAAACTCTCGCGCCGGATCTGGGCCTGGGGCACGCCCAGCAGCTCCAGCGCCGATTTGGCCTCGGCCATCATGCCGTCGGGGCCGCAGAGGTAGTAGTCGGCCTGGGCGGGCGGGGCCTGGTGGCGCTGCTCCAGAATACGCAGCAGCATGGTGCGGTTGAGGCGGCCGGTGTGCTGGTGCGCCGCTACCGGACCGGTGGGCTGGCTGTAGATGTGCTCCACCTGCAGGCGGCCACCGCTCTGAGCTTCCAGCTGGCGCAGCTGCTGCCCAAATATCACGGAGGACTCGTTGCGGTTGCCATATACCAGCAGCACCTGGCTGCGGGGCTCG from Hymenobacter canadensis harbors:
- a CDS encoding ferredoxin--NADP reductase, whose protein sequence is MSSPYLTLTVVELTQETNDAVTIHLEAPGRQPIASAPGQFLTLILPCGPGGKKERRAYSLSSTPSEAPRLSVTVKRVTGGLVSNYLLDTVRVGQQLEAMAPLGNFTLTPNPAAARSLVLVGAGSGITPLMSMLKAVLRDEPRSQVLLVYGNRNESSVIFGQQLRQLEAQSGGRLQVEHIYSQPTGPVAAHQHTGRLNRTMLLRILEQRHQAPPAQADYYLCGPDGMMAEAKSALELLGVPQAQIRRESFVAAAETQETAAAQPGGHGDVSDSDDDGQIVTRNVTVNYEGTEYQFEVKPSQTILEAALDLDIDLPYSCQAGLCTACRGKCLSGKVHLDEREGLSDSEMNQGYVLVCVAHPLTRDVVIEID